In the genome of Armatimonadota bacterium, one region contains:
- a CDS encoding response regulator transcription factor, with translation MNTVKVMIVDDHPVVREGLRALLAKTDVARVVAEAGDGREAIDKLRAVDVELVLMDWQLPTMDGLATTTELKKSWPHVKVLMLTNRLDAESVKQAIKAGASGYLLKDVSKDDLERAIQETMDGKTVLHEEAQFQLAAALTATDPIENLTQRERDVFVLLGRGRSNKEIGRELGLTEGTVKGYVSAVLLKTGTADRTQAALLATKLGLV, from the coding sequence ATGAACACCGTCAAGGTCATGATCGTCGACGACCATCCGGTCGTCAGGGAAGGTCTCAGGGCGCTCCTCGCCAAGACCGACGTGGCCCGCGTCGTCGCCGAAGCCGGAGACGGTCGGGAGGCGATCGATAAACTTCGGGCCGTGGACGTCGAACTCGTCCTCATGGACTGGCAGCTTCCCACGATGGACGGGCTCGCGACGACGACGGAGCTCAAGAAGTCATGGCCCCACGTCAAGGTCCTGATGTTGACGAACCGTTTGGACGCGGAATCGGTCAAGCAGGCGATCAAGGCCGGCGCTTCGGGCTACCTGCTCAAAGACGTCTCGAAGGACGACCTCGAACGGGCCATTCAAGAGACCATGGACGGGAAGACGGTCCTTCACGAGGAAGCCCAATTCCAGCTCGCCGCGGCACTGACCGCGACCGACCCCATAGAAAACCTGACGCAACGGGAACGGGACGTCTTCGTCCTCTTAGGCCGGGGCCGGTCCAACAAAGAAATCGGGCGCGAACTCGGCTTGACCGAAGGCACGGTCAAAGGTTACGTCAGTGCGGTCCTCCTGAAGACAGGGACGGCCGACCGGACACAGGCCGCTCTGCTTGCGACGAAGCTCGGACTCGTCTGA
- a CDS encoding GAF domain-containing sensor histidine kinase, which produces MHAKRLSRAQRERILRQGVESAFEETALRPLLSKVVRSACLLLGAEDGGIGLVAEHPRRIVMEAVHNLPSDEIGSAWLPGDGIAGRVLESGRPVVVNRYGDIDPQQRPELEDNAVLGVPITRRRRMIGFFGIGAQSPRVFNAGDVRILSQFARACATAIENARLFEETQRSLQQARLLAQTTTALSQALTLEDIVRAYLDQLAKGRTYNCSIVLYERDGQGEIAFNCQVGEYRPGQRVRTHRSRIRHERDELDPVLESGDALVFSDVRTDGRVPQGLRRIQEQEGRPALALLPLVSRNQRLGLVTLSLDRSHEWTPEELRPFLVSTAQLAAAIDARQEQARVAEEQSTLALVEERKRLARDLHDSVTQTLFAIQLFSQSLVDELEDERAVKFSKVTDLARNGLKEMRALLSELRPVEGGTVRPAADDSLSDRLQRHAASIGLTARLSVSDLRTRTGDRETDHVLFRIAQEALSNAHKHARAESLKVTLTMTATSTVLTVTDDGIGFRPDGPSAGMGLAGMRERAIGLGGSLNVASRPGHGVKITVKLPSTGT; this is translated from the coding sequence GTGCACGCGAAGCGTCTGTCCCGGGCCCAGCGCGAGCGCATCCTCCGACAGGGCGTGGAGAGCGCGTTCGAGGAAACCGCCCTTCGGCCCCTCTTGTCCAAAGTAGTCCGGTCGGCGTGCTTGCTGCTCGGGGCCGAGGACGGCGGGATCGGACTCGTCGCCGAACACCCCCGGAGGATCGTGATGGAGGCTGTCCACAACCTCCCTTCTGACGAGATCGGCTCGGCGTGGCTTCCAGGCGACGGAATAGCCGGCCGGGTCCTAGAGTCGGGCCGACCGGTCGTGGTCAACCGGTACGGGGACATCGATCCCCAACAACGACCGGAGCTCGAAGACAACGCTGTCCTCGGCGTACCCATCACGCGCCGCCGACGGATGATCGGCTTTTTCGGAATCGGAGCGCAGTCTCCCAGAGTCTTCAACGCCGGCGACGTCCGGATCCTCAGCCAGTTCGCGCGAGCCTGCGCGACCGCGATCGAAAACGCGAGACTGTTCGAAGAGACCCAGCGCAGCCTTCAGCAAGCGCGCCTGCTCGCCCAAACGACGACCGCCCTGAGTCAAGCCCTTACGCTCGAAGATATCGTACGGGCCTATTTGGACCAGCTCGCCAAAGGGCGGACCTACAACTGCTCGATCGTGCTCTACGAGCGCGACGGGCAAGGTGAAATCGCGTTCAACTGTCAGGTCGGTGAGTACAGGCCGGGCCAACGCGTCCGCACCCATCGGAGCCGGATCCGGCACGAGAGGGACGAGCTCGACCCCGTGCTCGAGTCAGGAGACGCTCTTGTCTTCTCAGACGTCCGGACGGACGGACGCGTGCCCCAAGGGTTGCGGCGGATCCAAGAGCAAGAAGGACGGCCCGCTCTCGCCCTTCTTCCCCTCGTGAGCCGGAACCAACGGTTGGGCCTCGTCACATTGTCGCTCGACCGGTCGCACGAATGGACTCCCGAGGAACTGCGCCCTTTTTTAGTGAGCACGGCCCAACTCGCGGCTGCGATCGACGCCCGACAAGAACAGGCCCGCGTCGCCGAAGAGCAATCGACGCTCGCCCTCGTCGAAGAACGGAAGCGGCTCGCCCGCGACCTTCATGACTCGGTGACCCAGACGTTGTTCGCGATCCAGCTCTTCAGTCAGTCGCTCGTCGACGAACTGGAGGACGAGCGGGCGGTGAAGTTCTCGAAGGTCACGGACCTTGCCAGAAACGGTCTGAAGGAGATGAGGGCGTTGCTGTCCGAGCTCCGCCCGGTCGAGGGAGGGACGGTCCGACCGGCTGCGGACGATTCGCTGTCGGACAGGCTCCAGCGGCATGCCGCTTCGATCGGTCTGACGGCACGGCTTTCGGTCTCCGACCTCCGCACGAGGACCGGCGACCGTGAAACCGACCACGTCCTGTTCCGGATCGCCCAAGAAGCCCTTTCGAACGCCCATAAGCACGCTCGTGCCGAATCCCTCAAGGTGACACTGACGATGACGGCAACGTCGACCGTGTTGACGGTGACGGACGACGGCATCGGGTTCCGGCCTGATGGACCGTCGGCTGGGATGGGCCTTGCCGGAATGCGGGAGCGCGCCATCGGCCTCGGAGGCTCCCTGAACGTTGCTTCGAGACCTGGCCATGGGGTCAAAATCACGGTCAAGTTGCCGAGCACGGGGACATGA
- the msrA gene encoding peptide-methionine (S)-S-oxide reductase MsrA translates to MSSLQPGQDPAPVSVEAPAGAQTVVFGGGCFWCVEAIFEALNGVTAVESGYAGGSVRNPTYAQVCTGTTGHAEVVKVMFDPKVVSEDDLLHIFFTTHDPTTLNRQGPDSGTQYRSVVFYRTDEEKALVQKVVKDVEDAKIWPSPIVTTVEKLDAFYPAETYHQDYFDKFEKADPVGQSEMNAGYCRAVIEPKVRKFREKYAAKLKKR, encoded by the coding sequence ATGAGCAGCCTTCAACCCGGACAAGATCCGGCCCCCGTCTCCGTCGAGGCGCCCGCAGGGGCCCAGACCGTCGTTTTCGGCGGCGGGTGCTTCTGGTGCGTCGAGGCCATTTTCGAAGCTCTGAACGGCGTGACGGCTGTGGAGAGCGGATACGCCGGCGGATCCGTGAGGAACCCGACCTACGCCCAAGTGTGCACCGGGACAACCGGCCATGCCGAAGTCGTCAAAGTCATGTTCGACCCGAAGGTCGTCTCGGAAGACGACCTCCTCCACATCTTCTTCACGACCCACGACCCGACCACGTTGAACAGGCAGGGCCCCGACTCGGGGACGCAGTACCGTTCCGTCGTTTTCTACCGGACCGACGAAGAAAAGGCCCTTGTCCAGAAGGTCGTCAAGGACGTCGAGGACGCCAAGATCTGGCCATCCCCGATCGTGACGACGGTCGAGAAACTCGACGCGTTCTATCCCGCCGAAACCTATCACCAGGACTACTTCGACAAATTCGAAAAGGCCGATCCCGTGGGCCAGTCCGAAATGAACGCGGGCTACTGTCGCGCGGTGATCGAACCTAAGGTCCGGAAGTTCCGCGAAAAGTACGCGGCCAAACTCAAAAAGCGCTGA
- a CDS encoding RidA family protein: MLRQAHSTDRAPAAIGPYSQAVRAQGSFLFCSGQICLRPDGTLVEGSVDVQTRQVMDNIRGVLESAGLSMENVVKTTIFLSSMEHFATVNEIYGAAFTGEPPARSTVAVAGLPKGVDVEIEVTAVF, translated from the coding sequence ATGCTTCGTCAGGCCCACTCCACCGACCGGGCCCCTGCCGCGATCGGGCCGTATTCACAGGCCGTCCGCGCTCAAGGGTCGTTCCTGTTCTGTAGCGGTCAGATCTGTCTCCGACCGGACGGCACCCTCGTCGAAGGCTCCGTCGACGTCCAGACGCGGCAGGTGATGGACAACATCCGCGGCGTCCTCGAGTCGGCCGGTCTGTCGATGGAGAACGTCGTCAAAACGACCATTTTTTTGAGTTCGATGGAGCACTTTGCGACCGTCAACGAAATCTACGGCGCCGCGTTCACGGGCGAACCGCCGGCGCGGTCCACCGTCGCCGTGGCGGGTCTGCCGAAAGGCGTCGACGTCGAAATCGAGGTGACCGCTGTCTTCTGA
- a CDS encoding quinate 5-dehydrogenase, whose product MSSDSATRPERHRLVVSVSLGTSKRDKAHECDILGVPFRIERRGTDGDREKFKSVMESLDGVADALGVGGADIWLVTETKRYAFREILGLIRGVKKTPVVDGSGLKHTLERRTIERLQEEGTVDFSKERVLLVSAVDRFGMAQAIDKVCPQTVYGDVLFGLGLPLKLKKYKTVSRLASVLLPVVTRLPFQWFYPTGEKQEERKPKFPDVFAWATFVCGDWHYIRRYAPDDLKGKTVMTQTLRSADLEWLRTTGARRAIATTPEMGGETFATNVMEGVLVTLIGKPLESITDEDYLSKLAELGWRPTVFELQGGSV is encoded by the coding sequence CTGTCTTCTGACAGTGCGACAAGGCCGGAGCGGCACCGCCTCGTCGTCTCCGTGTCCTTAGGGACTTCGAAAAGGGACAAGGCGCACGAGTGCGACATTCTCGGCGTCCCCTTCCGGATCGAGCGTCGGGGAACGGACGGGGATCGCGAAAAGTTCAAGTCTGTAATGGAAAGCTTGGACGGAGTGGCAGACGCCCTTGGTGTGGGCGGCGCCGACATCTGGCTTGTGACGGAGACGAAGCGTTACGCTTTCCGCGAGATCCTGGGTCTGATCCGGGGCGTCAAGAAGACGCCTGTGGTCGACGGGAGCGGCCTCAAGCACACGCTCGAGCGTCGGACCATCGAGCGGCTCCAGGAAGAAGGCACCGTCGATTTTTCTAAGGAGCGGGTGCTTCTGGTCAGTGCGGTCGACCGGTTCGGCATGGCCCAAGCGATCGATAAGGTCTGTCCACAGACGGTCTATGGCGACGTCTTGTTCGGGTTGGGCCTGCCTCTGAAACTTAAGAAGTACAAGACCGTGTCCCGCTTGGCGTCCGTCCTCTTGCCCGTCGTCACCAGGCTGCCGTTCCAGTGGTTCTATCCGACGGGAGAGAAGCAGGAAGAGCGAAAACCCAAGTTCCCCGACGTCTTCGCCTGGGCCACGTTCGTCTGCGGCGACTGGCACTACATCCGTCGCTATGCCCCGGACGATCTCAAAGGCAAGACCGTCATGACCCAGACCCTCCGGTCGGCAGATCTGGAGTGGCTCCGCACGACGGGAGCCCGGCGGGCGATCGCGACCACACCAGAGATGGGGGGCGAAACCTTTGCGACGAACGTCATGGAAGGGGTGCTGGTCACGCTCATCGGTAAGCCCCTGGAGTCTATTACGGACGAGGACTACCTGTCGAAACTGGCCGAACTCGGTTGGAGACCGACCGTTTTCGAGCTTCAGGGCGGGTCAGTCTAG
- a CDS encoding J domain-containing protein: protein MSEIRRAYDLLRGYINHEWDRIRSSDLDQYWQPKTNDARTGSDAGESVEASEPVSRPADPKAVARGILGVTEEAGLDDVRKAFDRLNKRSNPANFPEGSEEASMALKLQARVNWAYRTLTADIPSSELRFKSLELD from the coding sequence ATGAGTGAGATCCGCCGCGCGTACGACCTGCTCCGAGGCTACATCAACCACGAGTGGGACCGGATCCGCTCGTCCGACCTCGACCAGTATTGGCAGCCCAAAACGAACGACGCCCGGACAGGATCCGATGCCGGCGAGTCCGTCGAGGCGTCCGAGCCCGTGTCCAGGCCCGCGGACCCGAAAGCCGTGGCGCGCGGCATCCTTGGGGTGACCGAGGAAGCCGGACTGGACGACGTCCGCAAGGCGTTCGACCGCCTCAACAAGCGCAGCAACCCCGCCAACTTTCCGGAGGGGAGCGAGGAGGCCTCGATGGCGCTGAAACTCCAGGCAAGGGTCAATTGGGCTTACCGGACGCTCACGGCCGACATCCCGTCGTCCGAGCTCCGGTTCAAATCGCTCGAACTAGACTGA
- a CDS encoding class II aldolase/adducin family protein — protein MPSVDREAQVRSQVCDVGRRLWERGLVGAREGNVSARLAPGVLVCTPGGVCKGDMRPEDLVLVDDEGRPLGEGRPSSEVKLHLRAYRRRLDCQAVVHAHPPVATAFSLAGQGLPDDVLPESAFVLGPVASVPFGFPGTDELPDRLDPFLDGHKTFLLSHHGAATLGRDVWDACDRMETLERVATMLLYANTLGRVVPMPPSAYAELKGTALHGRLA, from the coding sequence ATGCCTTCTGTGGATCGCGAGGCTCAGGTCAGGTCGCAAGTTTGCGACGTCGGCCGCCGGCTCTGGGAACGAGGCCTCGTCGGTGCCCGCGAAGGCAACGTGTCCGCCCGGTTGGCCCCTGGCGTGCTCGTCTGCACCCCTGGCGGCGTCTGCAAAGGCGACATGCGGCCCGAAGACCTGGTCCTGGTCGACGACGAAGGTCGCCCTCTCGGCGAAGGCCGGCCCAGCAGCGAGGTCAAGCTGCATTTGAGAGCTTATCGCCGGAGACTCGACTGCCAAGCCGTCGTCCACGCCCATCCGCCCGTCGCGACCGCGTTCAGTCTCGCCGGACAAGGCTTGCCCGACGATGTGCTTCCCGAATCCGCCTTTGTCCTCGGCCCCGTGGCGTCCGTCCCGTTCGGTTTTCCGGGGACCGACGAACTACCGGACCGGTTAGACCCGTTTTTGGACGGCCACAAGACGTTCCTGCTCAGCCATCACGGAGCCGCGACCCTGGGCCGCGACGTTTGGGACGCTTGCGACCGCATGGAGACGCTCGAACGGGTGGCGACGATGCTCCTTTACGCCAACACGTTGGGGCGTGTCGTCCCCATGCCTCCGTCCGCCTATGCCGAGCTCAAAGGAACGGCGCTGCACGGGAGACTGGCTTGA
- the aroA gene encoding 3-phosphoshikimate 1-carboxyvinyltransferase produces the protein MGTVRPPGDKSMTHRALILAAMADESPSRIGDPLIGEDCMATAECLGECGADIEFFEPGEFGSARFAIVGRERPWSSPDVDLYCGNSGTSMRLLAGVLASVPGLDCRLTGDASLSRRPMRRVVGPLRDMGASIEGDTAPISIRGRTLNGIRYLSPVASAQVKTCLLLAGLKAQGETWVSEPSVSRDHTERMLEGLGIEVMRDGNLCVGVRGGQRIPAVDFDVPGDVSSAAFFLVAAAMTPGSDVRLVSVGVNPTRTGVLDALHRAGATVERDVERESTGEPVADLRVTGSGCLRAFEVGGDDVPRLVDEIPVLAVLATQCEGTTRIRDAAELRVKESDRLKTMAEGLREMGAAVIEHEDGLDVSGPTPLRGTTIDAEGDHRIAMAFAVAGLVATGETTVLNAQSVDTSYPAFESDLRRLRHDGAGLP, from the coding sequence ATGGGGACCGTCCGGCCGCCTGGCGACAAGTCGATGACCCACCGGGCCTTGATCCTGGCGGCGATGGCGGACGAGTCGCCCAGCCGCATCGGCGACCCGCTGATCGGGGAGGACTGTATGGCCACCGCCGAGTGTCTCGGCGAGTGCGGCGCCGACATCGAGTTCTTCGAACCGGGCGAGTTCGGGTCCGCCCGCTTTGCGATCGTCGGCCGCGAAAGGCCCTGGTCGTCTCCAGACGTCGACCTCTATTGCGGCAACAGCGGGACGTCGATGCGCCTGCTCGCCGGAGTCCTGGCTTCGGTCCCCGGTCTGGACTGCCGGTTGACGGGCGACGCCTCGCTCTCCCGCAGGCCGATGAGGAGGGTCGTCGGACCGCTCCGTGACATGGGCGCGTCCATCGAAGGGGACACCGCGCCGATTTCGATCCGGGGCCGCACCCTGAACGGGATCAGGTATCTGTCGCCCGTCGCGAGCGCCCAGGTCAAGACGTGCCTGTTGCTGGCCGGGCTCAAAGCCCAAGGCGAAACGTGGGTGTCGGAACCGTCCGTGAGCCGTGACCACACCGAACGCATGCTCGAGGGACTGGGGATCGAAGTGATGAGGGACGGGAACCTGTGCGTCGGCGTCCGGGGCGGCCAGCGGATCCCTGCGGTGGATTTCGACGTTCCCGGCGACGTTTCGAGCGCCGCGTTCTTCCTGGTCGCGGCGGCCATGACCCCTGGCTCCGACGTCCGGCTCGTCAGCGTCGGCGTGAACCCGACGCGCACGGGCGTCTTGGACGCTTTGCATCGGGCCGGGGCGACGGTCGAACGGGACGTCGAACGAGAGTCCACGGGCGAACCCGTCGCCGACCTTCGCGTCACGGGGAGCGGGTGTCTCCGTGCCTTCGAAGTCGGCGGCGACGACGTACCCCGACTCGTCGACGAAATCCCGGTCCTCGCCGTCCTCGCGACCCAATGCGAAGGGACGACCCGGATCCGTGACGCCGCCGAACTGCGCGTCAAGGAATCGGACCGGCTGAAGACGATGGCCGAAGGACTGAGGGAAATGGGTGCCGCCGTCATCGAACACGAAGACGGGCTCGACGTCAGCGGCCCCACTCCGCTTCGGGGCACGACCATCGACGCCGAGGGCGACCATCGGATCGCGATGGCGTTCGCGGTCGCAGGCCTCGTTGCCACAGGCGAGACGACCGTGCTGAACGCCCAATCGGTCGACACGAGTTACCCGGCGTTCGAAAGCGACCTTCGGCGGCTTCGGCACGACGGGGCGGGCCTGCCATAA
- a CDS encoding Bax inhibitor-1/YccA family protein has product MFRTQNPTLKSRIFEEASGSGVMTLGGTMVKTGLLLLLLIVGAVVGWMSQSIVLLIAGVVGGLILAVMTSFKREWSPVTAPLYAVVEGLAVGTISVVYNANMAKTQYAGAVPLAILGTFVVLGVMLALYATRIIKVTQTFMAVVAGATLAIGITYLFTWIGGMFFKGLFSLPIYQSGPIGIGFSAFVIVLAALNLAMDFQVVESGVQSRAPKYMEWYAGFGLLVTLVWLYLEILRLMSKLAGSRR; this is encoded by the coding sequence ATGTTCCGTACACAGAACCCTACACTCAAGTCGCGGATCTTCGAAGAAGCGTCCGGTTCCGGCGTCATGACGCTCGGAGGCACGATGGTCAAGACCGGCCTGCTGTTGCTCCTCCTGATCGTCGGTGCGGTCGTCGGCTGGATGTCGCAGAGCATCGTCCTCCTGATCGCAGGCGTCGTCGGAGGGCTCATCCTCGCGGTCATGACGAGCTTCAAACGCGAGTGGTCGCCTGTCACGGCCCCCCTCTACGCCGTCGTGGAAGGATTGGCGGTCGGGACGATCTCGGTGGTCTACAACGCCAACATGGCGAAGACCCAATATGCCGGCGCCGTTCCGCTTGCGATCTTGGGAACGTTCGTCGTTCTCGGGGTCATGCTGGCGCTCTACGCGACCCGGATCATCAAGGTCACCCAGACCTTCATGGCCGTTGTCGCCGGAGCGACGCTCGCGATCGGGATCACCTACCTGTTCACTTGGATCGGCGGGATGTTCTTCAAGGGTCTTTTCAGTCTGCCGATCTATCAGAGCGGGCCGATCGGGATCGGATTCAGCGCGTTCGTCATCGTGTTGGCCGCCCTCAACCTCGCGATGGACTTTCAGGTCGTAGAGAGCGGGGTCCAGAGCCGGGCGCCGAAGTACATGGAATGGTACGCAGGCTTCGGCCTGCTGGTCACCCTCGTCTGGCTGTACCTGGAAATCCTGCGGCTCATGTCCAAGTTGGCGGGATCCCGACGCTGA